A DNA window from Candidatus Saccharimonadales bacterium contains the following coding sequences:
- the mraY gene encoding phospho-N-acetylmuramoyl-pentapeptide-transferase: MENMTLGSLTHELTGTFLLSVGAFLLAMMLTPIYTFIAYRYKFWKKQRSTSTTGELLQVFNKLHADKFKRNIPTMAGVIGLVSITVVTLFFNLDRQETWLPLAALVGGGAVGLLDDIINIRGQGLGVAGLRSSFKFTMITVLAVALGWYFNVKLGYDAVHLPFLGDIALGWLIVPLFALAVVATSNAVNISDGLDGLAGGLLAISFGTFGVIALLQGQVLISGFCFTVVGALLSYLWFNIYPARFFMGDVGSFAFGTSLGVVAMLTNTLFLLPLIGIIFVVEAGSSVIQIASKRLFHRKVFLSAPLHHHLEAGGWPETKVTMRFWVIGCVAGFTGILLALTGGHI, encoded by the coding sequence ATGGAAAATATGACACTTGGAAGCCTAACGCACGAACTTACCGGAACATTTTTATTAAGTGTCGGAGCATTCTTGCTGGCAATGATGCTGACGCCGATATATACGTTTATCGCGTACCGTTACAAGTTTTGGAAAAAGCAGCGCAGTACTAGTACGACAGGTGAGCTGCTTCAAGTTTTTAATAAACTACATGCCGACAAGTTTAAGCGTAACATTCCTACTATGGCTGGGGTTATTGGGCTTGTTTCCATTACGGTCGTGACACTTTTCTTTAACCTGGACCGTCAGGAAACCTGGCTGCCGCTCGCAGCACTGGTTGGCGGTGGAGCGGTAGGGCTTTTGGATGACATTATCAATATTCGCGGCCAAGGACTAGGGGTCGCTGGCCTTCGTTCTAGCTTTAAATTTACGATGATCACGGTTTTAGCCGTCGCTCTTGGCTGGTATTTCAACGTAAAACTTGGATATGATGCGGTGCATCTTCCATTCCTTGGTGATATTGCGCTCGGCTGGCTCATCGTACCCCTATTTGCACTCGCTGTTGTGGCAACAAGTAACGCGGTGAATATTAGCGATGGGCTAGATGGTCTCGCGGGCGGCTTACTCGCCATTAGCTTCGGTACGTTTGGCGTGATTGCACTGTTGCAAGGACAAGTGCTTATCTCTGGCTTTTGCTTCACGGTAGTCGGAGCGTTACTCAGTTACCTGTGGTTTAATATCTACCCGGCCAGGTTCTTTATGGGGGACGTCGGCAGCTTTGCATTCGGGACGAGTTTAGGCGTTGTCGCGATGTTAACGAATACGTTATTCCTATTGCCACTTATCGGTATTATCTTTGTTGTCGAAGCCGGATCAAGCGTTATCCAAATTGCGAGTAAACGGCTATTTCATCGTAAAGTATTTCTATCCGCGCCTTTACACCATCACCTAGAAGCAGGCGGCTGGCCTGAAACGAAGGTGACAATGCGTTTTTGGGTTATTGGCTGCGTGGCTGGATTTACGGGTATTCTACTGGCACTAACGGGAGGCCATATTTAG
- a CDS encoding gluconeogenesis factor YvcK family protein has product MEEPFPRNHLKIAVIGGGTGSFALLSALKEYSHSIAAIVNMADDGGSTGVLRDELGTLPPGDVRQCLVALSDSPKVRDLFNYRFEEGTFQGHAFGNLLLSALEKMTGSFNEAVETASEILRVNGVVVPATLDDVRLKMEWPDTGVILKGERTIDEKSFEDDARGAILSLAPKATANPVAIKAIEQADLVLLAPGDLYTSLGPLLIIDGIAEALRDTDAKVVYVSNLVTKKGQTENFTVSDHAKEIERFIGYPVLDYVLYNEQTPDEELTARYKEEGAYSVEVDSEALAKTHYKAVGGKFLGAVAQSAKADAVTRSLIRHDSNAVARGIMELYGNATK; this is encoded by the coding sequence GTGGAAGAACCATTTCCTCGAAATCATCTAAAAATTGCCGTCATTGGCGGCGGGACAGGAAGCTTTGCGCTACTAAGTGCCCTAAAAGAATACAGTCATTCAATTGCGGCAATTGTGAACATGGCAGACGACGGGGGAAGTACGGGGGTGCTTCGTGACGAGTTAGGGACGCTTCCTCCTGGCGATGTGCGCCAATGTTTGGTGGCGCTCAGCGATTCACCGAAAGTGCGTGATCTGTTTAATTACCGATTCGAGGAGGGAACATTCCAGGGGCATGCGTTTGGCAACCTGCTCCTGAGCGCGCTTGAAAAAATGACGGGAAGTTTTAACGAGGCAGTTGAAACGGCGTCAGAAATTTTGCGCGTCAATGGCGTCGTTGTGCCGGCAACCCTTGACGACGTACGCTTAAAAATGGAATGGCCTGATACGGGGGTTATCCTGAAAGGCGAGCGCACCATTGATGAAAAATCTTTTGAGGATGATGCCAGGGGAGCGATCCTTTCACTCGCGCCAAAGGCAACGGCGAACCCAGTTGCAATCAAAGCCATCGAACAAGCAGACCTTGTGCTACTTGCGCCCGGTGATTTATATACGTCGTTAGGCCCGCTCCTTATTATTGACGGTATTGCCGAAGCTTTGCGGGATACAGACGCGAAAGTCGTCTACGTGTCAAACCTAGTTACAAAAAAAGGTCAGACTGAAAACTTCACGGTAAGTGACCATGCAAAAGAGATCGAACGGTTTATCGGGTATCCTGTATTGGACTACGTACTGTATAACGAACAGACTCCAGACGAAGAACTTACCGCACGCTACAAAGAAGAAGGCGCGTATTCAGTCGAAGTTGATAGTGAAGCACTTGCCAAAACCCACTACAAAGCAGTTGGTGGAAAGTTCCTGGGGGCGGTTGCGCAAAGTGCGAAAGCGGACGCCGTGACGAGATCCTTGATCCGGCATGATTCGAATGCCGTTGCCCGGGGAATCATGGAACTGTATGGAAATGCCACGAAGTAA
- a CDS encoding penicillin-binding protein 2 has product MQLHLNKGRPRILAIVILIIMAVFVVRLFYLQVIRHDYYVGEANKEQLKQLVIPAARGEIYAMDGDKPVKVVLNESVYTVFADPKVVDEPDEIISLVKRVAGGNARANLDKLLDQKNSRYQILATKITRKQAELMKESKLRGLGFQQETQRVYPEGQLAAQTLGFVDAAGKGQYGIESQLNNRLTGADGLLQSVTDVSNVPLTIGDNNINKPAKNGDNLVMTLDRNVQAYTEKALAKGLEASKATNGSVMVMDPQTGKVLAMANLPTYKPAEYNKVTDVAAFNNDTVSTPYEPGSDIKTFTVATGLDKGAIRPDSTYNNTDYIKVEDRTITNATKGQTGNITMQHALNWSLNTGMVTIAQRLGDGSSITRSARDTIYQYFHDKFRMGEMTGIEVANEAGGTIIPPTDVDGGAVRYSNMAFGQGMDVTMVQVCAAFSTLINGGIYYRPTVIAGKMSDDGSSFIADSKKAPIQNVISQNTSATVKDMIHQARLAFYAGKDRPGYYVGGKTGTSQTIENGQYVDDQTIGTYLGFGGDTTPRYVIMVQVSGKHMNLSGGTDALPVFTDISNWMIDYMKLQPQR; this is encoded by the coding sequence ATGCAACTACACCTCAATAAAGGCCGCCCGCGAATTCTTGCCATAGTGATCTTGATCATTATGGCGGTTTTTGTTGTGCGTTTGTTTTATTTACAGGTGATTCGTCACGATTATTACGTGGGCGAGGCAAACAAAGAGCAGTTGAAACAGCTGGTTATCCCTGCTGCCAGGGGTGAAATATATGCTATGGACGGCGACAAGCCGGTAAAAGTCGTACTGAACGAATCCGTCTACACCGTATTTGCCGACCCGAAAGTCGTCGATGAACCAGATGAAATAATCAGCCTCGTAAAACGGGTGGCGGGCGGCAACGCACGCGCAAATCTTGATAAGCTGCTGGATCAAAAGAATTCCCGCTATCAGATACTGGCGACTAAAATAACCCGTAAACAGGCAGAGCTTATGAAAGAATCAAAACTTCGCGGCCTTGGATTCCAGCAAGAAACGCAGCGCGTGTATCCGGAGGGCCAACTTGCGGCTCAGACGCTTGGATTTGTCGATGCGGCGGGTAAGGGACAATATGGTATTGAAAGCCAGTTAAACAACCGGTTGACCGGTGCTGACGGGCTTTTACAATCCGTCACCGATGTGAGCAACGTGCCTTTGACAATCGGCGATAATAATATCAACAAACCGGCCAAAAACGGTGACAATCTCGTCATGACGCTTGATCGCAACGTACAGGCATATACCGAAAAAGCGCTTGCTAAAGGTCTGGAGGCATCAAAGGCTACGAACGGTAGCGTCATGGTGATGGATCCGCAAACGGGCAAGGTACTCGCGATGGCTAATTTGCCGACCTATAAACCAGCCGAATATAACAAGGTCACTGATGTGGCAGCATTCAACAACGACACGGTCAGTACGCCTTACGAACCGGGGTCGGACATTAAGACGTTTACGGTAGCAACGGGGCTTGATAAGGGCGCTATCCGGCCGGATTCTACCTATAACAATACCGACTACATTAAAGTTGAGGACCGAACGATTACCAATGCGACCAAAGGCCAAACAGGTAACATAACCATGCAGCATGCGCTTAACTGGTCGCTGAATACGGGTATGGTCACGATTGCGCAGCGATTAGGTGACGGGAGCAGCATTACTCGTTCAGCTAGGGATACCATATACCAATATTTCCACGATAAGTTTCGTATGGGTGAGATGACTGGTATCGAAGTCGCAAACGAAGCGGGAGGAACCATCATCCCTCCCACGGATGTCGACGGTGGGGCAGTACGGTATTCTAATATGGCATTTGGACAGGGAATGGACGTCACGATGGTCCAGGTATGTGCTGCGTTTAGTACGCTCATCAACGGAGGTATCTACTACAGGCCAACGGTGATTGCTGGAAAAATGAGTGATGATGGAAGCAGCTTTATCGCTGATTCAAAAAAAGCGCCAATTCAGAATGTGATTAGCCAAAACACGTCAGCTACGGTAAAGGATATGATCCACCAGGCAAGGCTGGCATTTTATGCGGGCAAAGACCGTCCAGGCTACTACGTAGGCGGCAAGACAGGTACTTCCCAGACGATTGAAAACGGTCAGTACGTAGACGATCAGACGATTGGTACGTATCTTGGGTTTGGTGGCGATACTACCCCAAGGTATGTCATAATGGTGCAAGTATCTGGCAAGCACATGAACCTCTCAGGAGGAACGGATGCGTTGCCGGTCTTTACTGATATATCCAACTGGATGATTGATTATATGAAACTACAACCACAAAGGTAA
- the rsmH gene encoding 16S rRNA (cytosine(1402)-N(4))-methyltransferase RsmH → MSIKEHPPQHERTGEQTPSTARVHVPVLLDATLDILKPVQNENYLDLTAGYGGHAEVFLAKTENYADSVLVDRDSFAIATLGGFEQKGVRLLHTDFVSAAKQLITEGKQFNIVLVDLGVSSPQLDRSERGFSFTKNGPLDMRMDIRQETSAETLVNTATKDELVRIITTYGEEPLGFARRIADAITNNRPFTTTEELGELIKQSYVGKWKKIHPATRTFQALRIAVNEELRQVEELLPLLPDLLKKGGRAGIISFHSLEDRLVKQYFTEQKNAGYEAELQILTKKPLAGNIYDVHNPRSRSAKLRVAVKK, encoded by the coding sequence ATGAGTATCAAAGAACATCCACCACAACACGAGCGTACCGGCGAACAAACTCCGTCTACCGCTCGAGTACATGTTCCAGTTTTACTAGACGCAACACTTGATATACTAAAGCCCGTTCAGAATGAGAATTATCTTGATCTGACAGCGGGGTATGGTGGTCATGCTGAAGTGTTTTTAGCTAAAACTGAAAACTATGCTGATTCTGTTTTGGTCGACCGCGATAGTTTTGCAATTGCAACGCTAGGCGGATTCGAACAAAAGGGCGTCAGATTACTGCATACCGATTTTGTCAGTGCCGCAAAGCAACTGATTACGGAAGGGAAGCAGTTTAATATCGTACTTGTTGATTTGGGGGTGTCATCACCACAGCTCGATAGGAGCGAACGAGGGTTTTCTTTTACAAAAAATGGTCCGCTTGATATGCGTATGGACATCCGGCAGGAAACATCGGCAGAAACGCTGGTGAACACCGCTACGAAGGATGAACTAGTGCGTATCATTACGACATACGGTGAAGAGCCACTTGGTTTTGCGAGGCGAATAGCTGACGCGATAACCAATAACCGGCCATTCACTACGACAGAAGAACTCGGCGAGCTTATCAAACAAAGCTACGTGGGGAAGTGGAAAAAAATCCATCCAGCCACGCGTACATTTCAAGCGCTCCGCATAGCGGTCAACGAAGAACTCCGACAAGTTGAAGAACTGTTACCACTTTTGCCTGACCTTTTGAAAAAAGGCGGCAGAGCCGGGATTATCAGCTTCCATAGCCTCGAGGATAGGTTAGTAAAACAGTATTTCACAGAACAAAAGAATGCTGGATACGAAGCCGAACTGCAGATATTGACCAAAAAACCGCTAGCAGGGAACATTTACGACGTTCACAATCCGCGTTCACGTAGTGCAAAATTACGTGTCGCAGTGAAAAAATAA
- a CDS encoding UDP-N-acetylglucosamine--N-acetylmuramyl-(pentapeptide) pyrophosphoryl-undecaprenol N-acetylglucosamine transferase: MKVLAVGGGSGGHVTPVVAVLRELKHRDQNVEIRFWCDRKFAPQAKSIMNHFDDTIPVQPIFSGKLRRYHALSLWRQLLRPVTIVFPNLRDMFFVFCGFVQSFFKLLVWRPDVVFTKGGYVCLPVGFAAKLLRIPLVIHDSDAHPGLTNRVLSRWATAIATGAPLDYYPYPKNISRYVGIPISDQFVPMDDTLRRRIKKELGFDEKRPLIVITGGGLGAQRLNNVAASALPELLSMSSIMLISGAGQYDELRATTPQDDARYQLHDFISEGMASILGAADIVVTRAGATTILELAALEKPTVLVPNAYLTAGHQLKNAAVYAEKDAVVVLDEKLLESDSDLLVSTLAELLINPAKRQKMSRALHSFAKPQAAHDMADMIIGAAKRT, from the coding sequence ATGAAAGTCCTAGCAGTCGGCGGGGGATCGGGCGGTCACGTGACGCCAGTCGTAGCCGTTCTTCGCGAGCTTAAACACCGCGATCAGAACGTGGAAATTCGTTTTTGGTGCGACCGGAAGTTTGCACCGCAGGCGAAAAGTATTATGAATCATTTTGATGATACTATTCCTGTGCAGCCTATTTTTTCAGGAAAGTTACGCCGCTACCATGCGCTTTCTTTGTGGCGTCAACTTCTGCGCCCAGTCACGATTGTCTTTCCGAATCTTCGCGATATGTTTTTCGTATTTTGCGGGTTTGTCCAAAGCTTTTTCAAACTACTTGTCTGGCGGCCTGACGTTGTCTTTACCAAGGGCGGGTACGTGTGTTTGCCGGTTGGATTTGCCGCTAAGTTACTTCGTATCCCGTTAGTCATTCACGATTCTGATGCACATCCAGGCCTGACCAACCGCGTCCTTTCACGTTGGGCGACGGCAATTGCTACGGGTGCGCCTCTGGACTATTATCCGTACCCTAAAAATATTTCCAGGTATGTTGGGATTCCTATTTCTGACCAGTTCGTTCCAATGGACGATACATTGCGTCGTCGCATAAAGAAAGAGCTGGGATTTGACGAAAAGCGTCCGCTTATTGTCATTACTGGGGGTGGTTTAGGCGCGCAGAGATTGAATAACGTGGCCGCATCAGCATTACCCGAGCTTTTAAGCATGTCGTCAATCATGCTTATTTCGGGTGCTGGCCAATACGACGAGCTTCGCGCAACAACGCCTCAGGATGATGCTAGATATCAGCTGCACGACTTTATCAGCGAAGGTATGGCTTCAATACTTGGCGCCGCGGATATTGTCGTGACAAGGGCTGGGGCAACGACAATCTTGGAACTTGCCGCACTCGAAAAACCAACCGTACTCGTGCCAAACGCCTATCTTACTGCTGGTCACCAGCTTAAGAACGCTGCCGTGTACGCTGAAAAAGATGCCGTGGTTGTCCTAGATGAAAAGTTGCTTGAAAGCGATTCAGATCTTTTGGTATCAACGCTTGCCGAACTTTTAATCAATCCTGCCAAAAGGCAAAAAATGAGCAGAGCCCTTCATTCATTCGCTAAACCTCAGGCAGCTCACGATATGGCCGATATGATAATTGGCGCAGCAAAGCGGACGTAG
- a CDS encoding FtsW/RodA/SpoVE family cell cycle protein: MEAAKRVGTRARTAVEQTVIRRHRPDYQIALYMGLLMMLGLIIMYAIGPQRANVLNTAHGTDFYTSTYFFVKQTVSLLLALGAFVAMAIIPYSVTKKYAVKILLVGFAACALLAFAGWIGWGIAQCSNGACRWFDLGPLGSLQVAEILKFGMLAFGAGFLGMRAKQGLINDLHKTLIPFGVVILVAIIFVIGIQKDMGTGISLIAILASMMMVGGVSKKIGALLVGAAVVLGLLLVVIAPHRIDRVMTFLQGDDTSVDDDSNYHIAHAKIAIGSGGILGVGIGNSVQATGYLPEAINDSVFAIMGETFGFIGLTVILILFTALLLRLLKVTDHLPDMWMKLIAAGVFGWLAAHVILNVAAMIGVFPLTGITLPLLSFGGTSMVFIAGALGLAFQLSRYTIHGSLNKEASYESPSSRRGIGRSRDASRSRSSRA, encoded by the coding sequence ATGGAAGCAGCGAAAAGGGTTGGGACTAGAGCACGTACGGCTGTCGAGCAAACAGTTATACGGCGTCATCGGCCAGATTATCAAATTGCGCTCTATATGGGGCTTTTGATGATGCTAGGGCTGATCATTATGTATGCGATCGGGCCTCAGCGCGCGAATGTTCTAAATACTGCGCATGGTACGGATTTTTACACGAGTACTTACTTTTTCGTTAAACAGACGGTCAGCCTATTATTGGCACTAGGCGCATTTGTCGCAATGGCAATTATTCCTTATAGCGTCACGAAGAAATACGCGGTAAAAATACTTTTGGTTGGATTCGCGGCCTGCGCGCTACTGGCATTTGCTGGCTGGATCGGGTGGGGAATTGCCCAGTGTAGCAACGGTGCCTGCCGATGGTTCGATTTAGGGCCTTTAGGAAGCCTGCAGGTGGCCGAGATATTAAAGTTCGGTATGTTAGCATTCGGTGCGGGATTCCTTGGCATGCGGGCTAAACAGGGGCTTATAAACGATCTTCATAAGACGCTGATACCATTCGGTGTTGTTATCCTTGTGGCAATTATCTTTGTGATTGGTATTCAAAAGGATATGGGCACCGGTATATCACTGATTGCTATCCTGGCGAGCATGATGATGGTAGGGGGGGTCAGCAAGAAAATAGGCGCTCTGCTAGTGGGTGCGGCGGTTGTTTTAGGTTTGCTGCTGGTTGTCATTGCCCCTCACCGTATTGACCGCGTTATGACGTTCCTACAGGGTGACGATACAAGCGTTGACGATGACTCAAACTATCACATTGCGCATGCAAAGATCGCTATTGGCAGCGGGGGAATCCTAGGTGTTGGTATTGGCAATAGCGTTCAGGCGACGGGGTATCTGCCAGAAGCGATTAATGACTCGGTATTTGCCATTATGGGCGAAACGTTCGGCTTTATCGGCCTGACCGTCATTTTAATATTATTCACCGCATTACTTCTGCGCCTGTTAAAAGTCACAGATCACTTACCAGATATGTGGATGAAACTCATTGCCGCAGGGGTGTTTGGCTGGCTGGCGGCGCACGTTATATTAAACGTAGCGGCGATGATCGGGGTATTTCCTCTGACGGGGATCACGTTGCCACTCCTTAGTTTTGGCGGCACGAGCATGGTATTTATTGCTGGCGCATTAGGACTGGCTTTCCAACTTTCACGGTATACTATTCATGGATCATTAAATAAGGAGGCAAGCTATGAAAGTCCTAGCAGTCGGCGGGGGATCGGGCGGTCACGTGACGCCAGTCGTAGCCGTTCTTCGCGAGCTTAA
- a CDS encoding type II toxin-antitoxin system death-on-curing family toxin — translation MKSVSLVEAEYTAHQLARELMDYGEPVADFNTRYPGKLEGCLEAPFTHINGRYVYWTLAHRAAVLFYSIIKNHPFENGNKRMAVTITLVFVFKNDRWIDISPEDLYKIATVVAKSRPIDHDEVIKTLKITFKQNLSEA, via the coding sequence GTGAAATCTGTCTCCTTAGTTGAAGCGGAGTATACTGCCCACCAGCTTGCTCGAGAACTGATGGACTACGGTGAACCTGTAGCCGATTTCAATACTCGCTACCCCGGTAAACTAGAAGGCTGCCTGGAAGCGCCGTTCACTCATATCAATGGGAGATATGTATACTGGACTCTCGCGCATAGGGCAGCAGTCCTTTTCTATTCGATAATCAAGAATCATCCTTTTGAAAATGGTAATAAGCGTATGGCGGTAACTATTACACTCGTGTTTGTATTCAAAAATGATAGATGGATAGATATAAGTCCTGAAGATCTGTACAAAATAGCTACAGTAGTCGCCAAAAGTCGACCGATTGATCATGACGAGGTGATCAAGACACTCAAGATTACCTTCAAACAAAACCTCTCGGAAGCGTAA
- a CDS encoding type IV secretion system DNA-binding domain-containing protein has protein sequence MTWRNYRRIDAVKAVESVLLVLEIPKANDKSELAAEQLFASLHGILRDRNELRANHGVQEHLSFEIASVNGQIHFYTWVPKTLQSFVEGQIYSQYPSVQIHEAEEDYVAHERQHSVVYSSEIVLTGSEFLPIKTFQSFEVDPLAGITGTLAKLESTGEEVWIQVLARPIADDWHKDAERWIGTVRTGNPFSFLTGEGFNMKWVGGFFEALWKPPEQGIGGGSTPKELSEREKTRISEAEKKATKLGYQVKIRLAYLGESPTNAKLRMQAIVGTFKQFNSTNLNGFRISGGSFKKEDLANYRARLFGDRGFILNIEELASVFHLPHTNVETPNIVWASNKTAEPPAKLPVITGNDAIDENISAFGLTNFRGINHQFGMLRSDRSRHVYIIGQTGAGKSGTLELFALSDIYHGQGYAIIDPHGDLAVDNMRFIPGSRLQDVVYFNPADTAFPLGFNPLEVTDPAHKTNISSEVIGVLKRMFAESWGPRLEYILRYTILALLDRPTTTMLDITRMLTDKKFREETLSYCTDTVVLQFWKVEFASWTEKFAAEAIAPVLNKVGAFTANPVIRNIIGQPKSTFDVREIMDEGKILIVNLSKGLIGEDNASILGAFMVTKIQLAAMSRSDIPNIEDRRPFYLYVDEFQNFATDSFATILSEARKYGLNLTVANQYISQMSETVRNAVFGNVGTMICFRVSADDSPILAKQFEPQFEPNDLLQMHNRSFVINMVIKGEKSPAFSARTLQLPPPQIDNTGRIIENTRRLYSRNRAEVEAEISTAIQPPSNLQKKQPQSASQAKQWPVNAQQATVTPQAPKQPQQQAQAPKPAPVASPALQQTIDHTPPEQGTTPTPAPETQSQPQHQHQDGDRPPLLNEDGTPRKRKRSRNRKRKPAGAGETDHSSIPAPQPQQQSQAPQQSPPAPSQQQNQDSDNILRLR, from the coding sequence ATGACGTGGCGTAATTACCGCCGGATCGACGCGGTAAAAGCCGTCGAATCCGTCCTGTTAGTTCTTGAAATTCCAAAAGCAAACGACAAGTCAGAACTTGCCGCCGAACAGCTTTTTGCCAGCCTTCACGGCATCCTTCGTGACCGGAACGAACTACGTGCCAATCACGGCGTCCAAGAACATCTAAGTTTTGAAATCGCGTCTGTTAATGGCCAGATCCATTTTTACACCTGGGTACCTAAAACCCTGCAAAGTTTCGTCGAAGGCCAGATCTATTCGCAGTACCCAAGCGTGCAAATCCACGAAGCAGAAGAGGATTACGTCGCACATGAACGTCAGCATAGCGTCGTCTACAGCTCTGAAATTGTCCTAACTGGTAGCGAATTCTTACCGATCAAAACCTTCCAAAGTTTCGAAGTTGACCCACTTGCTGGTATTACCGGAACACTTGCCAAGCTAGAATCTACCGGTGAGGAAGTCTGGATTCAGGTGTTAGCTCGCCCAATCGCCGACGACTGGCACAAAGACGCTGAACGCTGGATCGGCACTGTCCGAACAGGCAATCCGTTCTCATTCCTAACCGGGGAAGGGTTCAACATGAAGTGGGTTGGTGGCTTTTTTGAAGCCCTATGGAAACCGCCAGAGCAGGGGATTGGCGGCGGATCGACCCCCAAAGAACTATCTGAACGCGAAAAAACCCGAATTAGTGAGGCAGAAAAGAAAGCAACAAAACTTGGTTACCAGGTAAAAATCCGTCTAGCTTACCTAGGGGAAAGCCCGACGAATGCCAAGCTTCGTATGCAGGCTATCGTTGGTACGTTCAAACAGTTCAACAGTACCAACCTGAACGGCTTCCGTATATCCGGCGGTAGTTTCAAAAAAGAAGATCTCGCAAATTACCGCGCGAGGCTTTTTGGCGATAGGGGCTTTATTCTAAATATCGAGGAACTAGCGTCCGTATTCCACTTGCCGCACACCAACGTGGAAACACCGAACATCGTCTGGGCTAGCAACAAAACCGCCGAACCGCCAGCCAAACTACCAGTAATAACCGGGAACGATGCTATAGACGAGAACATCAGCGCCTTTGGACTCACCAACTTCCGTGGTATCAACCACCAATTCGGCATGCTCCGGTCAGACCGTTCACGTCACGTATATATCATTGGACAAACTGGTGCTGGTAAATCAGGAACACTCGAACTGTTTGCTTTGTCCGACATCTACCACGGCCAAGGCTATGCTATTATCGACCCGCACGGCGACCTTGCTGTCGATAACATGCGTTTCATCCCCGGATCACGCCTGCAGGACGTCGTATACTTCAACCCGGCCGATACCGCATTCCCGCTTGGCTTTAACCCGCTAGAAGTCACTGACCCTGCTCACAAAACGAACATCAGCAGTGAAGTCATTGGCGTTTTGAAGCGTATGTTCGCCGAAAGCTGGGGTCCGCGCCTAGAATACATTTTGCGTTACACTATTTTAGCGCTTTTGGACCGTCCGACCACGACCATGCTCGATATCACCCGCATGCTTACCGACAAAAAGTTCCGTGAAGAAACGCTTAGCTACTGTACCGACACCGTCGTGTTACAGTTCTGGAAAGTCGAATTTGCCAGTTGGACCGAGAAGTTTGCCGCCGAAGCAATCGCGCCGGTACTTAACAAGGTTGGTGCGTTTACCGCCAACCCAGTTATTCGTAATATTATTGGCCAGCCAAAATCTACCTTTGACGTTCGTGAAATTATGGACGAAGGTAAAATCCTCATCGTTAACCTTTCAAAAGGTCTGATTGGTGAAGACAACGCCTCTATCCTTGGTGCCTTTATGGTCACCAAAATCCAGCTAGCTGCCATGTCACGTTCGGACATTCCAAACATTGAAGACCGCCGTCCGTTCTACCTGTATGTGGACGAGTTCCAAAACTTCGCAACCGACAGTTTTGCAACAATTCTGTCCGAAGCCCGTAAATACGGCCTTAACCTAACCGTTGCCAACCAATACATCTCACAGATGAGCGAAACTGTGCGAAACGCCGTATTTGGTAACGTTGGTACTATGATTTGTTTCCGTGTCTCGGCCGATGACTCGCCAATCCTAGCCAAGCAGTTCGAACCACAATTCGAACCAAATGACCTCTTGCAGATGCACAACCGTAGTTTCGTCATCAATATGGTCATCAAAGGCGAGAAGTCGCCAGCGTTTAGTGCTCGTACGCTTCAGCTACCTCCACCACAGATCGACAACACCGGTCGCATTATCGAAAACACACGCCGTTTATACAGCCGCAACAGGGCAGAGGTAGAGGCCGAGATCAGCACTGCTATTCAACCACCGTCTAACCTACAGAAAAAGCAGCCGCAATCCGCCTCGCAGGCCAAACAATGGCCAGTTAATGCACAGCAAGCAACTGTTACGCCACAAGCGCCAAAGCAACCACAGCAACAAGCTCAGGCACCAAAACCGGCACCCGTTGCATCCCCTGCGCTGCAACAAACCATAGACCACACGCCACCAGAGCAGGGGACTACGCCTACCCCAGCCCCGGAAACGCAATCTCAGCCACAACATCAGCATCAGGATGGAGACAGACCACCTCTCCTGAACGAAGATGGCACTCCACGCAAACGAAAACGTTCGCGTAATCGCAAGCGTAAACCGGCTGGAGCAGGCGAGACAGACCATAGTTCAATCCCAGCACCGCAACCGCAACAACAGTCACAAGCACCACAGCAATCGCCGCCAGCCCCCTCTCAACAGCAGAACCAAGATTCAGATAACATCCTCCGGTTGCGCTAG